DNA from Aquipuribacter hungaricus:
CGCCCCGGCGAGGGGGGCGGGGCGGGGCGGGCGCCGCCGCCCGCTCCCCGGTCACCACGTGCGCATCCTCCCAGAGCCGGGTCGCGCGCCCGGCGGCGCGGCTCCATGATCACGCCATGGCAGAGGCGTCGCGCTCGGAGGGCACCCATCCCGGCGACCCGGAGGACCGGGAGCGCTCGGCGGCGCAGAGCGGGTCGAACGACGGGGACATCACCGACAACGTCCCCCCGCCGGAGGACACCCGGGCGATGCGCTGGCTGCGGCTGGCCGAGGACGGCGTCTACTACGTCATGGGCGTGGTGCTGCTCGTCGCCGCGGCCGTCGTCGTCTTCTTCGCCCTGGGCAACTTCGCCGCCGTCGTCACGGGCGAGACCGAGACGGCCATGCTCGAGGTGCTCGACGCGCTGCTGCTGGTCTTCATCTTCGTCGAGCTGCTCTACGCGGTCCGGGTCACCATCGCCCGGCACGAGATCGCCGCGGAGCCGTTCCTGCTCATCGGCGTCATCGCCTCCATCAAGGAGATCGTCGTGCTGAGCGTGGAGGCCGCCGGGGCGGTCGGCGACGGGCCGCTGTTCGCCGACCGGGTCGTCCTCGTCGGCGTGCTGGGCGGGGTCGTGCTCGGGCTGTGCCTGGCGATCCTCCTGCTGCGGCGCTCGCAGACCTACCCCTCGGAGTAGGCCGCCCGCAGGTACCGCCGCGCGCCGCCGTCGTCGAGCCCGCCCCGCGCAGGGGCCCCGAAGGTCTCGACCAGGCCCCGGGCCACCACGCCGGCGTAGCGCGACGACGGCGGGCCGGGCGGGACTGCCGCGGGCGCCGGCGCGGTGAACGTCAGCGCCGGCTCCCCGTCCAGTGCGCCGACCACGACGAGGCGGCCGTACCAGCCCTCGTCGAGCACGGCGCCGCCGTCGGCGAGCACCCGGTCCGGCCACGGTGCGGCCAGGCGCGCGGTGCCGCCGTTCTCCAGGTGCACCACCTCCAGGTACTGCCGCAGCGTCACCCGCCAGGCCCGCGCGAGCACCCCCGGGCCGTGGCCGTCGGGGTCCCAGAACGCCACGCCGCCGCCGCCCCACTGCGGGGCGTCGTGGCCGAACCGGAGCCGGCCGGGCAGCACCACCGGTCGCTCGGCGGAGGCCGGGGCGGTGCCGGGCCCGCCGGGGTAGGTCCGGTCGAGCCCCGCCACGGTGCCCCCGAGCAGGTAGACCTCGAACCGCTCGCGCAGCAGGTTGGAGCCGTAGGAGACGTACCAGACGTGCGACGGGTCGGCCGGGGGAGCGCCCGGTGCCGCTGCCGCGGCGGCGGCCCCCGACCTCGTCGTGGCGGCGCGCAGGTCGGTGACCGCCGGTGCCGCGAGCACCTGCTCGACGGCGGTCAGGGCCGCCCGCCCCGCAGCACGGCGAGCGTCTCCTCGTGCAGCGCCCCGTTGGTCGCCACGGCGTCCGCTCCCCAGGGCCCGTCCGTGCCGTCCAGCGAGGTGAAGCGCCCGCCGGCCTCGGTGACGATGGGCACGAGCGCCGCCATGTCGTGCAGCGCGAGCTCCGGCTCGCAGGCCACGTCGACGGCGCCCTCGGCGAGCATCATGTAGGACCAGAAGTCGCCGTAGGCGCGGGTCCGCCAGCAGCGCCGGGTGAGGTCGAGGAACCCGGGCAGCAGGCCGCGCTCCTCCCAGCCGGACAGCGAGGAGTACGACAGCGACGCGTCGGACAGGTGGTCGACCGAGGACACGTGCAGCTGGCGCGCGGAGCTCAGGCTGCGCCCGGTGAAGGCGCCCGTGCCCGCCGCGGCCCACCAGCGCCGGCCCAGCGCCGGGGCCGACACGACGCCGACCATGGGGGTCCGGTCGTCCACGAGCGCCACCAGGGTCGCCCACACCGGGACGCCGCGGACGAAGTTCTTGGTGCCGTCGA
Protein-coding regions in this window:
- a CDS encoding phosphate-starvation-inducible PsiE family protein, whose product is MAEASRSEGTHPGDPEDRERSAAQSGSNDGDITDNVPPPEDTRAMRWLRLAEDGVYYVMGVVLLVAAAVVVFFALGNFAAVVTGETETAMLEVLDALLLVFIFVELLYAVRVTIARHEIAAEPFLLIGVIASIKEIVVLSVEAAGAVGDGPLFADRVVLVGVLGGVVLGLCLAILLLRRSQTYPSE
- a CDS encoding histone deacetylase, translated to MLAAPAVTDLRAATTRSGAAAAAAAPGAPPADPSHVWYVSYGSNLLRERFEVYLLGGTVAGLDRTYPGGPGTAPASAERPVVLPGRLRFGHDAPQWGGGGVAFWDPDGHGPGVLARAWRVTLRQYLEVVHLENGGTARLAAPWPDRVLADGGAVLDEGWYGRLVVVGALDGEPALTFTAPAPAAVPPGPPSSRYAGVVARGLVETFGAPARGGLDDGGARRYLRAAYSEG
- the hisN gene encoding histidinol-phosphatase yields the protein MGQSWDDDLRLAMSIVDQVDALTLARFGAADLQVSTKPDLTPVTEADTDAERAIRSMLQRTRSRDMVVGEEMGATGHGRRQWVVDPIDGTKNFVRGVPVWATLVALVDDRTPMVGVVSAPALGRRWWAAAGTGAFTGRSLSSARQLHVSSVDHLSDASLSYSSLSGWEERGLLPGFLDLTRRCWRTRAYGDFWSYMMLAEGAVDVACEPELALHDMAALVPIVTEAGGRFTSLDGTDGPWGADAVATNGALHEETLAVLRGGRP